A section of the Primulina eburnea isolate SZY01 chromosome 1, ASM2296580v1, whole genome shotgun sequence genome encodes:
- the LOC140835856 gene encoding uncharacterized protein isoform X4, whose amino-acid sequence MFQRQIMLKQLQELQRRGQLQELGDARYQNYINPQSPLKLASGGKFPATANGTPILDSSQMFMVGNMRMIQHDGSGVFARSPNGLVLSQSQNLGVGHVDMSEPQLDMYLYGAPATNSDKNLNNYPYLQDSTTNPLSKNNNISLEMPALHPSTFGNAFMSQQCDFSSDQISAPDGSLSPNQYFQEKNLFQQIPVQSINGGDLAGSYPEQGNTTPSNALTLETEGRCEDAGWPILSTRKGSNLGQSSLDPLEQKILYNADDHSWESSFRRSSNLGTGDFTVENTSYIDALSSTQSGSWSALMQSAVAETSSNDTGMQEEWSALSFQNPGPSVDNQPTNFFDSDKQHNNWVDANSPNVISPRFKPENLNQNFHRNCSDIGYQQSDHQHLRQQEEFHCESSHTSNQISSTYTSQLADYSSQLKRLTGVSRVIQTSLPLSNIGPGQHKEHTTSDEHQSYILLHAKDNQANNDFSGQDLRGTSWLDGSVSYPVSGSVQKPFDDVTQVNIPRYSTESEKMVPGHDVEPLSAFLSSPGFYSQSAAAQGENMPGLLNKDDISDYHTPGVHLNSKVSNPNELSLTETSAATFSIPCNTSPVSLDSDFRPCPTVTWNPQPYSFFPSLSMGNSTASSVRTAKDNVKNLNPTPPLRSNMATNFPTLSAADAQEYSHVKIARSDDPEFPLLDNVPISQSFVTSTPKTSYYSSSLFRLLDSVSSSQENSSEILNDQPNQSSFEHENNKQDSLPSSEDYEQQLEKQSSLHHGLIEINNSMPLSCSVGKQEILRKQYLEADAVSDPLVTHAHHQTSNQATHVNKQTLAVPDRDMRGLGLNQNFSLLHPMHPPINPDTDNGLSLPLKYDNTCYQQAAKGDMNLVPQLGASFTGDNKGWNLSPEVPGHLLGKASSSTHHQNFQQMEAFGQNGTHRQPIGSNEASCVTYGSQISLQMAPTWYKSYETFKNEQRLPVCGPSTAFNVGKPLTGMAVGSLQERSLMMRANSVSPSQETYVWPSTDINLIARKQLSSTIVLPSDVIHRNLLVSMPKKRKIVAFDMVSWHKEVNHEQSRLQDISSTAELEWAQASNRRLEEVKNDVEIVEDAFPLVPAKRRLIFTTQLMQKISIRRCMRLDWSIIIRDQCCVT is encoded by the exons ATGTTTCAGCGGCAAATTATGTTGAAACAGCTGCAGGAACTGCAGAGGAGGGGACAGCTTCAGGAGTTGGGTGATGCAAGATACCAGAATTATATAAATCCGCAGTCACCATTAAAACTAGCTTCAGGTGGTAAGTTTCCAGCCACTGCCAATGGGACACCTATTCTTGATTCGTCACAAATGTTTATGGTTGGTAACATGCGAATGATTCAACATGATGGTTCTGGTGTTTTTGCAAGATCACCTAATGGATTGGTTCTTTCGCAAAGTCAGAATCTTGGTGTAGGCCATGTGGACATGTCTGAGCCACAGTTGGACATGTATTTATATGGAGCTCCTGCTACAAATTCTGACAAAAATTTAAATAACTATCCTTACCTTCAGGATTCAACGACCAATCCATTGTCCAAAAACAATAATATCTCATTAGAAATGCCTGCCTTACACCCGTCAACCTTCGGCAATGCATTTATGAGCCAACAATGTGATTTCTCCTCCGATCAGATCAGTGCGCCAGATGGGTCATTATCACCCAATCAATATTTTCAAGAAAAGAATTTGTTTCAGCAAATTCCTGTTCAGAGTATTAATGGAGGAGATTTAGCTGGTAGCTATCCCGAGCAAGGAAATACAACACCAAGCAATGCATTGACTCTGGAAACTGAGGGGAGGTGTGAAGATGCTGGTTGGCCTATACTTTCTACCAGAAAAGGTTCAAATCTTGGCCAGTCTTCTTTAGATCCTTTGGAACAGAAGATCTTGTACAATGCCGATGACCACAGCTGGGAATCTTCATTCCGCAGAAGTAGCAATTTAGGCACTGGAGACTTTACTGTGGAGAACACTTCTTATATCGATGCATTGTCTTCTACTCAGAGCGGTAGCTGGAGTGCTCTGATGCAGTCTGCTGTGGCTGAAACTTCAAGCAATGATACTGGCATGCAAGAAGAGTGGAGCGCATTGAGTTTCCAGAATCCTGGACCATCAGTTGATAATCAACCAACAAATTTCTTTGATAGTGACAAGCAGCATAATAATTGGGTTGATGCAAACTCACCAAATGTCATCTCTCCTAGATTTAAACCGGAAAACTTGAATCAGAATTTTCATAGGAACTGCAGTGACATTGGTTATCAGCAGTCAGATCACCAACATCTCAGACAGCAAGAGGAATTTCACTGTGAGTCTTCGCATACTTCCAATCAGATCTCTTCTACATATACAAGCCAGTTGGCTGATTATAGCTCTCAGCTGAAGCGTCTGACTGGAGTGAGTCGTGTGATCCAAACATCTTTACCTTTATCAAATATTGGGCCTGGTCAACACAAGGAGCACACGACAAGTGATGAACATCAGTCCTACATTCTGTTGCACGCTAAAGACAACCAGGCCAACAATGATTTCTCAG GTCAGGATTTGAGAGGCACTTCCTGGCTTGATGGGAGTGTATCATATCCCGTGTCTGGCAGTGTTCAAAAGCCATTTGATGAT GTGACCCAGGTCAACATTCCCAGGTATTCAACAGAATCAGAGAAGATGGTTCCTGGACACGATGTTGAGCCCTTATCAGCTTTCCTAAGTTCTCCGGGTTTTTACAGTCAAAGCGCAGCTGCTCAGGG TGAAAATATGCCTGGCCTACTTAATAAGGACGACATATCAGATTATCACACACCTGGAGTACATTTGAACTCGAAAGTCTCAAATCCCAATGAATTGTCATTAACTGAAACTTCTGCTGCAACTTTTTCTATACCGTGCAACACGTCTCCTGTTTCACTAGACTCTGACTTTAGACCCTGCCCCACAGTTACCTGGAATCCTCAGCCATACTCATTTTTCCCATCTTTGTCAATG GGGAACTCGACTGCATCTTCAGTACGTACTGCGAAGGATAATGTAAAAAATCTAAATCCAACACCACCATTACGAAGTAACATGGCTACTAATTTTCCAACTTTAAGTGCTGCTGATGCGCAAGAATATTCCCATGTGAAAATCGCTCGTTCGGATGACCCTGAATTCCCTCTTTTGGACAATGTCCCAATCTCTCAAAGTTTTGTGACATCTACTCCAAAAACATCATACTACTCCTCTAGTTTGTTTCGGCTCCTTGATTCAGTGTCTAGCAGTCAAGAGAACAGCTCAGAGATTCTAAATGATCAGCCCAACCAAAGTTCTTTTGAACATGAAAACAACAAGCAAGATTCGTTACCATCATCTGAAGATTATGAACAGCAGTTGGAAAAACAGAGTTCCCTCCACCACGGGTTAATTGAGATAAACAACTCAATGCCACTAAGCTGTAGTGTTGGCAAGCAAGAGATTTTGAGAAAGCAGTACTTAGAAGCAGATGCTGTATCCGATCCATTGGTGACTCACGCACATCACCAGACCTCTAATCAAGCAACTCATGTGAACAAACAAACACTCGCTGTTCCTGATAGAGATATGAGAGGTCTTGGTTTGAATCAAAATTTCTCCCTGCTGCACCCAATGCATCCTCCAATTAATCCTGACACTGACAATGGTTTGAGTTTGCCACTTAAATATGACAACACTTGTTATCAGCAGGCGGCGAAAGGTGACATGAATTTAGTACCGCAGCTTGGTGCGTCATTTACCGGGGATAATAAGGGGTGGAACCTCTCACCAGAGGTTCCAGGACATCTGTTAGGCAAAGCTTCATCATCAACTCACCATCAAAATTTCCAACAGATGGAGGCGTTTGGCCAAAATGGTACTCATAGGCAACCCATTGGGAGCAATGAAGCTTCTTGTGTAACGTATGGTTCACAGATTAGTTTGCAAATGGCTCCAACCTGGTATAAGAGTTATGAAACCTTTAAGAATGAGCAGAGGTTACCGGTCTGTGGTCCAAGCACAGCATTTAATGTTGGAAAACCACTTACTGGAATGGCTGTTGGAAGTTTGCAGGAAAGAAGTTTGATGATGAGAGCAAATTCAGTCAGCCCTAGTCAAGAAACCTATGTGTGGCCATCTACAGATATCAACTTGATTGCGAGAAAACAATTATCATCCACTATTGTGTTGCCATCAGATGTCATTCATCGAAATTTGTTGGTTTCAATGCCAAAGAAGCGTAAAATTGTTGCATTTGACATGGTGTCATGGCATAAAGAAGTAAATCACGAACAATCAAGGCTTCAAGATATTAG CAGCACGGCTGAGTTAGAATGGGCACAAGCTTCAAATCGAAGACTAGAGGAG GTGAAAAACGATGTTGAAATTGTTGAAGATGCATTCCCGTTAGTTCCAGCAAAAAGAAGGCTAATATTTACAACACAGCTAATGCAAAAG ATTAGCATTAGGAGATGCATGCGGCTTGATTGGTCAATTATCATCAGAGACCAATGTTGC GTCACCTGA
- the LOC140835856 gene encoding uncharacterized protein isoform X5: MFQRQIMLKQLQELQRRGQLQELGDARYQNYINPQSPLKLASGGKFPATANGTPILDSSQMFMVGNMRMIQHDGSGVFARSPNGLVLSQSQNLGVGHVDMSEPQLDMYLYGAPATNSDKNLNNYPYLQDSTTNPLSKNNNISLEMPALHPSTFGNAFMSQQCDFSSDQISAPDGSLSPNQYFQEKNLFQQIPVQSINGGDLAGSYPEQGNTTPSNALTLETEGRCEDAGWPILSTRKGSNLGQSSLDPLEQKILYNADDHSWESSFRRSSNLGTGDFTVENTSYIDALSSTQSGSWSALMQSAVAETSSNDTGMQEEWSALSFQNPGPSVDNQPTNFFDSDKQHNNWVDANSPNVISPRFKPENLNQNFHRNCSDIGYQQSDHQHLRQQEEFHCESSHTSNQISSTYTSQLADYSSQLKRLTGVSRVIQTSLPLSNIGPGQHKEHTTSDEHQSYILLHAKDNQANNDFSGQDLRGTSWLDGSVSYPVSGSVQKPFDDVTQVNIPRYSTESEKMVPGHDVEPLSAFLSSPGFYSQSAAAQGENMPGLLNKDDISDYHTPGVHLNSKVSNPNELSLTETSAATFSIPCNTSPVSLDSDFRPCPTVTWNPQPYSFFPSLSMGNSTASSVRTAKDNVKNLNPTPPLRSNMATNFPTLSAADAQEYSHVKIARSDDPEFPLLDNVPISQSFVTSTPKTSYYSSSLFRLLDSVSSSQENSSEILNDQPNQSSFEHENNKQDSLPSSEDYEQQLEKQSSLHHGLIEINNSMPLSCSVGKQEILRKQYLEADAVSDPLVTHAHHQTSNQATHVNKQTLAVPDRDMRGLGLNQNFSLLHPMHPPINPDTDNGLSLPLKYDNTCYQQAAKGDMNLVPQLGASFTGDNKGWNLSPEVPGHLLGKASSSTHHQNFQQMEAFGQNGTHRQPIGSNEASCVTYGSQISLQMAPTWYKSYETFKNEQRLPVCGPSTAFNVGKPLTGMAVGSLQERSLMMRANSVSPSQETYVWPSTDINLIARKQLSSTIVLPSDVIHRNLLVSMPKKRKIVAFDMVSWHKEVNHEQSRLQDISTAELEWAQASNRRLEEVKNDVEIVEDAFPLVPAKRRLIFTTQLMQKISIRRCMRLDWSIIIRDQCCVT, encoded by the exons ATGTTTCAGCGGCAAATTATGTTGAAACAGCTGCAGGAACTGCAGAGGAGGGGACAGCTTCAGGAGTTGGGTGATGCAAGATACCAGAATTATATAAATCCGCAGTCACCATTAAAACTAGCTTCAGGTGGTAAGTTTCCAGCCACTGCCAATGGGACACCTATTCTTGATTCGTCACAAATGTTTATGGTTGGTAACATGCGAATGATTCAACATGATGGTTCTGGTGTTTTTGCAAGATCACCTAATGGATTGGTTCTTTCGCAAAGTCAGAATCTTGGTGTAGGCCATGTGGACATGTCTGAGCCACAGTTGGACATGTATTTATATGGAGCTCCTGCTACAAATTCTGACAAAAATTTAAATAACTATCCTTACCTTCAGGATTCAACGACCAATCCATTGTCCAAAAACAATAATATCTCATTAGAAATGCCTGCCTTACACCCGTCAACCTTCGGCAATGCATTTATGAGCCAACAATGTGATTTCTCCTCCGATCAGATCAGTGCGCCAGATGGGTCATTATCACCCAATCAATATTTTCAAGAAAAGAATTTGTTTCAGCAAATTCCTGTTCAGAGTATTAATGGAGGAGATTTAGCTGGTAGCTATCCCGAGCAAGGAAATACAACACCAAGCAATGCATTGACTCTGGAAACTGAGGGGAGGTGTGAAGATGCTGGTTGGCCTATACTTTCTACCAGAAAAGGTTCAAATCTTGGCCAGTCTTCTTTAGATCCTTTGGAACAGAAGATCTTGTACAATGCCGATGACCACAGCTGGGAATCTTCATTCCGCAGAAGTAGCAATTTAGGCACTGGAGACTTTACTGTGGAGAACACTTCTTATATCGATGCATTGTCTTCTACTCAGAGCGGTAGCTGGAGTGCTCTGATGCAGTCTGCTGTGGCTGAAACTTCAAGCAATGATACTGGCATGCAAGAAGAGTGGAGCGCATTGAGTTTCCAGAATCCTGGACCATCAGTTGATAATCAACCAACAAATTTCTTTGATAGTGACAAGCAGCATAATAATTGGGTTGATGCAAACTCACCAAATGTCATCTCTCCTAGATTTAAACCGGAAAACTTGAATCAGAATTTTCATAGGAACTGCAGTGACATTGGTTATCAGCAGTCAGATCACCAACATCTCAGACAGCAAGAGGAATTTCACTGTGAGTCTTCGCATACTTCCAATCAGATCTCTTCTACATATACAAGCCAGTTGGCTGATTATAGCTCTCAGCTGAAGCGTCTGACTGGAGTGAGTCGTGTGATCCAAACATCTTTACCTTTATCAAATATTGGGCCTGGTCAACACAAGGAGCACACGACAAGTGATGAACATCAGTCCTACATTCTGTTGCACGCTAAAGACAACCAGGCCAACAATGATTTCTCAG GTCAGGATTTGAGAGGCACTTCCTGGCTTGATGGGAGTGTATCATATCCCGTGTCTGGCAGTGTTCAAAAGCCATTTGATGAT GTGACCCAGGTCAACATTCCCAGGTATTCAACAGAATCAGAGAAGATGGTTCCTGGACACGATGTTGAGCCCTTATCAGCTTTCCTAAGTTCTCCGGGTTTTTACAGTCAAAGCGCAGCTGCTCAGGG TGAAAATATGCCTGGCCTACTTAATAAGGACGACATATCAGATTATCACACACCTGGAGTACATTTGAACTCGAAAGTCTCAAATCCCAATGAATTGTCATTAACTGAAACTTCTGCTGCAACTTTTTCTATACCGTGCAACACGTCTCCTGTTTCACTAGACTCTGACTTTAGACCCTGCCCCACAGTTACCTGGAATCCTCAGCCATACTCATTTTTCCCATCTTTGTCAATG GGGAACTCGACTGCATCTTCAGTACGTACTGCGAAGGATAATGTAAAAAATCTAAATCCAACACCACCATTACGAAGTAACATGGCTACTAATTTTCCAACTTTAAGTGCTGCTGATGCGCAAGAATATTCCCATGTGAAAATCGCTCGTTCGGATGACCCTGAATTCCCTCTTTTGGACAATGTCCCAATCTCTCAAAGTTTTGTGACATCTACTCCAAAAACATCATACTACTCCTCTAGTTTGTTTCGGCTCCTTGATTCAGTGTCTAGCAGTCAAGAGAACAGCTCAGAGATTCTAAATGATCAGCCCAACCAAAGTTCTTTTGAACATGAAAACAACAAGCAAGATTCGTTACCATCATCTGAAGATTATGAACAGCAGTTGGAAAAACAGAGTTCCCTCCACCACGGGTTAATTGAGATAAACAACTCAATGCCACTAAGCTGTAGTGTTGGCAAGCAAGAGATTTTGAGAAAGCAGTACTTAGAAGCAGATGCTGTATCCGATCCATTGGTGACTCACGCACATCACCAGACCTCTAATCAAGCAACTCATGTGAACAAACAAACACTCGCTGTTCCTGATAGAGATATGAGAGGTCTTGGTTTGAATCAAAATTTCTCCCTGCTGCACCCAATGCATCCTCCAATTAATCCTGACACTGACAATGGTTTGAGTTTGCCACTTAAATATGACAACACTTGTTATCAGCAGGCGGCGAAAGGTGACATGAATTTAGTACCGCAGCTTGGTGCGTCATTTACCGGGGATAATAAGGGGTGGAACCTCTCACCAGAGGTTCCAGGACATCTGTTAGGCAAAGCTTCATCATCAACTCACCATCAAAATTTCCAACAGATGGAGGCGTTTGGCCAAAATGGTACTCATAGGCAACCCATTGGGAGCAATGAAGCTTCTTGTGTAACGTATGGTTCACAGATTAGTTTGCAAATGGCTCCAACCTGGTATAAGAGTTATGAAACCTTTAAGAATGAGCAGAGGTTACCGGTCTGTGGTCCAAGCACAGCATTTAATGTTGGAAAACCACTTACTGGAATGGCTGTTGGAAGTTTGCAGGAAAGAAGTTTGATGATGAGAGCAAATTCAGTCAGCCCTAGTCAAGAAACCTATGTGTGGCCATCTACAGATATCAACTTGATTGCGAGAAAACAATTATCATCCACTATTGTGTTGCCATCAGATGTCATTCATCGAAATTTGTTGGTTTCAATGCCAAAGAAGCGTAAAATTGTTGCATTTGACATGGTGTCATGGCATAAAGAAGTAAATCACGAACAATCAAGGCTTCAAGATATTAG CACGGCTGAGTTAGAATGGGCACAAGCTTCAAATCGAAGACTAGAGGAG GTGAAAAACGATGTTGAAATTGTTGAAGATGCATTCCCGTTAGTTCCAGCAAAAAGAAGGCTAATATTTACAACACAGCTAATGCAAAAG ATTAGCATTAGGAGATGCATGCGGCTTGATTGGTCAATTATCATCAGAGACCAATGTTGC GTCACCTGA